One Microlunatus soli genomic window carries:
- a CDS encoding ABC transporter permease: MKLINLTPRFWVAAALVAFTLLLGLIGPLVIRTDPNAVIGGLYDKPNFDSVAMWLGTDNEGQSVIANLTNGVRTSLMVGLIAGAVSTVIGLVIGLIAGFQGGWVDDVLMGVTNIALAIPSIVVVILLAVAVNGSTSFTLAMVIGVTGWPWTARAVRAQATSVRNREHIDVARLSGARWGSILGWDVLPYLLSYVAMAFVLQVSGAILAEAALSMLGLGPSGAVSLGIMLHWSLAWGSVRTGAWWAFLPPTIMLTLIAFALLLLQSSLDEVFNPRLRRGRSKRRLSGAGAAAPIVNPTEPVLEGDRG, encoded by the coding sequence ATGAAGTTGATCAATCTCACTCCCCGCTTCTGGGTCGCGGCGGCACTGGTCGCCTTCACCCTGCTGCTCGGCCTGATCGGACCGTTGGTGATCCGTACCGATCCGAATGCGGTGATCGGCGGCCTGTACGACAAGCCGAACTTCGACTCGGTCGCGATGTGGCTCGGCACCGACAACGAGGGTCAGAGCGTGATCGCCAATCTGACCAACGGTGTCCGCACTTCGCTGATGGTCGGCCTGATCGCCGGTGCGGTCTCCACCGTGATCGGCCTGGTGATCGGGCTGATCGCCGGCTTCCAGGGCGGCTGGGTGGACGACGTGCTGATGGGGGTCACCAACATCGCGTTGGCGATCCCGTCGATCGTGGTCGTCATCCTGCTCGCGGTCGCGGTCAACGGCAGTACCTCGTTCACGCTGGCGATGGTGATCGGTGTCACCGGCTGGCCGTGGACCGCCCGCGCCGTCCGCGCCCAGGCCACCAGCGTCCGCAACCGGGAGCACATCGACGTCGCGCGACTGTCCGGCGCACGCTGGGGCAGCATCCTGGGCTGGGACGTGCTGCCCTACCTGCTCAGCTATGTCGCGATGGCGTTCGTGCTGCAGGTCTCCGGCGCGATCCTCGCCGAAGCTGCGTTGTCGATGCTCGGCCTCGGCCCGTCCGGCGCAGTGAGTCTCGGCATCATGCTGCACTGGTCGCTGGCCTGGGGTTCGGTCCGGACCGGCGCCTGGTGGGCGTTCCTGCCGCCGACGATCATGCTGACCCTGATCGCGTTCGCGCTGTTGCTGCTGCAGTCAAGTCTCGACGAGGTGTTCAATCCGCGGCTGCGCCGCGGCCGGTCCAAGCGTCGGCTGTCCGGTGCCGGGGCCGCCGCCCCGATCGTGAACCCGACCGAACCCGTACTGGAAGGTGATCGCGGATGA